From Chryseobacterium sp. IHB B 17019, one genomic window encodes:
- a CDS encoding helix-turn-helix domain-containing protein has protein sequence MNIYLLSLLDKSIGEAMVRFSELPIKSSLLSTNHLERLSNSLYKVLNSYILFFQKVHIAPDSYFYQKVEPIKHYDLSALVGQNFDQLDKKLLELIPTLLETQTIPVHIHLRTTEDLHLFSGFGILDGETPSISFYLYELTISEASITYTPSALRYLDTILESENNAEVKSLRILVRNFGINYNQFQKDCKEYFGDTFHQFVNKMKMLGALRDQLFTSYSCKEIAHRNGFAGYQNMHFLFRKKYNIPFELFPRLLAEV, from the coding sequence GGTTCTCAGAACTTCCGATAAAATCATCACTATTAAGCACGAACCATCTCGAAAGGTTATCCAATTCTCTTTACAAAGTTTTGAATAGCTACATCCTTTTTTTTCAAAAGGTGCATATTGCACCCGACAGCTACTTTTATCAAAAAGTAGAGCCGATAAAGCATTATGACCTATCAGCGCTAGTCGGTCAAAACTTTGATCAGCTGGACAAAAAACTCCTTGAGCTTATACCGACTCTTTTAGAAACGCAGACTATCCCAGTTCATATACATTTAAGAACAACGGAAGATTTACATCTTTTTAGTGGATTCGGTATACTGGATGGCGAAACGCCATCGATTTCTTTCTATCTCTACGAGCTAACGATTTCAGAAGCTTCAATTACATATACCCCAAGCGCGTTACGATATTTAGATACCATACTGGAAAGTGAAAACAATGCAGAAGTAAAATCGCTAAGAATTTTAGTCCGCAATTTTGGTATCAACTATAACCAGTTTCAGAAAGATTGCAAGGAGTATTTCGGTGATACTTTTCATCAATTTGTTAATAAGATGAAGATGCTTGGTGCACTTCGAGACCAACTCTTTACTAGTTATAGCTGTAAAGAAATTGCACATAGGAATGGTTTTGCAGGTTATCAAAATATGCACTTCTTATTCAGAAAAAAATATAATATTCCATTCGAATTATTTCCAAGACTTTTAGCGGAAGTGTAG
- a CDS encoding MauE/DoxX family redox-associated membrane protein, producing the protein MGKLLKIMPIMTAYFFALLFVYASISKMLDFENFQVQLAQSPLLSAYAGFISYAVLISELTIAVLLGIKSTRLVGLYLSLGLMVSFTVYIYLILSYSDFVPCSCGGILEKMGWTEHLIFNIICVFFALASIYIINQQNEWKQYKAVIAMSTMSFVSAGVIIGLFVSSEHVIKKENNFTRRFLLHPVIKDKTLDLKLNSYYFAGSDNGRIYLGNVTAPLILTVVDTALKSSTSVKIDIDESHHKFRNLQLQIMAPYYFLYDGSVPVIYRGLLGDTLAKTISYRDAYFNQLIVIDSTKFALRTQNSNNREYTLASFDLKQNPKVKLHPTILEKQIDGVFDVDGKLVKSSISNTLIYTYAYRNQSIVMDFDLNIKQRLRTIDTTTKALVRVRQLADGKNKMAAPSYIVNKNQTASGNLLFNQSNLVGKHESSKTWKKASVVDIYRIDKHEYVGSFYIYNTKKNNAMSYMMATDKYLFVLIGNEMIRYMFRKTQ; encoded by the coding sequence ATGGGAAAACTTCTTAAGATCATGCCTATTATGACGGCTTATTTTTTTGCATTGCTCTTTGTCTACGCGAGCATAAGCAAAATGTTGGATTTTGAAAATTTTCAGGTTCAGCTGGCGCAATCTCCTTTACTAAGTGCCTACGCCGGATTTATTTCTTATGCTGTACTCATTTCTGAACTTACCATCGCTGTACTGCTAGGTATAAAAAGTACCAGGCTGGTGGGGCTGTATTTATCATTAGGCCTGATGGTAAGTTTTACAGTTTACATTTATCTGATCCTTAGTTACAGTGATTTTGTGCCTTGTTCTTGTGGGGGGATTCTGGAAAAAATGGGCTGGACAGAGCATCTTATTTTTAATATTATATGTGTTTTTTTTGCATTAGCCAGCATTTATATTATAAACCAACAAAATGAATGGAAACAATACAAGGCTGTTATAGCTATGTCTACTATGAGTTTTGTTTCTGCTGGCGTTATCATCGGCTTGTTTGTATCGTCAGAACATGTCATCAAAAAGGAAAATAATTTTACAAGGCGCTTCTTATTACACCCTGTTATAAAAGACAAAACTTTAGACCTGAAACTTAATTCATATTATTTCGCGGGATCAGACAACGGCAGAATCTATCTGGGCAATGTTACCGCACCCTTGATTTTAACAGTTGTAGATACTGCTCTCAAATCCAGCACCAGTGTGAAAATTGATATTGATGAATCTCATCACAAATTTCGAAATCTACAGCTTCAGATCATGGCACCTTATTATTTTTTATATGACGGTAGTGTTCCCGTAATTTACAGAGGATTGCTGGGGGATACGCTTGCAAAAACAATTAGTTACAGGGATGCTTATTTTAATCAGTTAATTGTAATCGACTCAACAAAGTTTGCACTAAGAACCCAAAACAGCAACAATAGAGAATATACGCTGGCTAGTTTTGATTTGAAACAGAACCCCAAGGTAAAGTTGCATCCGACTATTCTTGAAAAGCAGATTGATGGTGTTTTTGATGTAGACGGGAAATTGGTTAAGAGCAGTATCTCGAACACTCTCATATATACTTACGCGTACAGAAATCAGTCCATTGTGATGGACTTTGATCTTAATATAAAACAACGGCTTCGAACCATCGACACAACAACCAAAGCTCTGGTTCGTGTAAGGCAACTTGCTGATGGGAAGAACAAAATGGCAGCACCTTCATATATCGTCAATAAAAATCAGACAGCTAGTGGGAACCTGTTATTCAATCAGTCAAATCTGGTTGGAAAACATGAGTCGTCAAAAACCTGGAAGAAAGCTTCGGTTGTAGATATCTACCGCATTGATAAGCATGAATATGTGGGAAGCTTCTATATATATAATACTAAAAAGAATAACGCAATGTCCTATATGATGGCTACGGACAAATATTTGTTTGTCTTGATCGGTAATGAGATGATCAGATATATGTTCAGAAAGACACAATAA
- a CDS encoding DUF6520 family protein gives MKKLIFPVAVILIGAGAAFATKATTSKNALVDAYRINAVTGRCISAEQQCSTLGSETCTWTADGVTPLHDEPISSTMCGEELFKVN, from the coding sequence ATGAAAAAATTAATCTTTCCTGTAGCTGTTATATTAATAGGTGCAGGCGCAGCTTTTGCAACGAAAGCAACAACAAGTAAAAATGCTTTAGTAGATGCTTATCGTATCAATGCCGTAACCGGGCGTTGTATTAGTGCTGAGCAGCAATGTAGCACTTTGGGTAGCGAAACGTGTACATGGACCGCTGATGGTGTTACGCCGCTTCATGATGAACCAATCTCTTCAACCATGTGTGGTGAAGAATTGTTCAAAGTGAATTAA
- a CDS encoding alpha/beta hydrolase family protein encodes MERLLLLLILFLLGSYQSLVAQNRDYSLEHEMDRQYRLKILGLSESGKWAMVAKYYDRNRDTTMIVRSSTVNKNYLTIIGTHQVKSFVKDEAVLSFGNQKVEYTNLKTLEKTIYTDVKHINVLSGAGQYAILDFSETLHVFNAKGEKLYALTGIKNLPITDQHDQSFVYRENIDGCELIDISGTMPKNIYKTPNAIKRIEISSSENSLKVFETEKGSSAETLAFINIKNGAIFKPALPLLMKDTYLESTEISNGPAWLISANNKILNNEIVDIWYGNDGNLINKDRGFHVVSKYWHYDTSTGKLSALPSEYSSVIPTANKRFLLMYNNGELQNYVSAVQDISMNFYDLQSKKTIKLDTIKTATLIMPRFGNNILYRSMDDEWILTDLEKMVKTEIREKFLRDPAFSADGKDIYFESEKGLFAYNIATKVLYNTGIGVNQIVRIVNKSRSNLAGGNLNISIVQLPDGVPILIEIKNEAWNSISYVSLSTKKQKVLIPGTHDKIRELYYDRRIEKIWYSSENYNSPTAVYSFDTKKATGKQILSPNKNDMLVKNLKLEIINYQNIEGKSLKGLLYYPEGFDNSKIYPMIVRIYQIQSNTSNEYQVVGYDNPIAFDLRALIQKGYFVYLPDIVFERMGTGLSALDCVNSALNALSEKPYINFSKIGLTGHSHGGYETNFIATHSDRFTAYISGAGNSDIVRSYFSYNRNFHSPFYWQYENGQYKMPYSFSDDNELYFKNNPIHYVHQVNAPILLWAGQKDENIKWDQSLEFYIGLKRNRKNVIALFYPNQGHALGLGSPERVDLYKKVFDWWDYFLKGIEVPWINHQMKKDAL; translated from the coding sequence ATGGAACGGTTATTACTACTATTGATCTTGTTTTTATTAGGTTCTTATCAGTCTCTTGTAGCACAGAACAGGGATTACAGTTTGGAACATGAAATGGATCGCCAGTATAGGCTCAAAATTTTAGGGTTGTCTGAGAGCGGAAAATGGGCAATGGTTGCAAAATATTATGACCGGAACCGCGATACCACAATGATAGTCAGATCATCAACCGTTAACAAGAATTATCTTACTATTATTGGGACACACCAAGTCAAATCGTTTGTAAAGGACGAAGCTGTTCTATCCTTTGGCAATCAAAAGGTAGAATATACGAATCTGAAAACACTCGAAAAAACCATTTATACAGATGTTAAGCATATCAATGTCCTGTCAGGCGCAGGACAATACGCTATCCTTGATTTCTCGGAAACGCTGCATGTTTTCAATGCTAAGGGAGAGAAACTCTATGCATTAACTGGCATCAAAAATCTGCCGATCACAGATCAACATGATCAAAGTTTTGTTTATAGGGAAAATATTGACGGCTGTGAACTTATCGATATTTCCGGTACAATGCCCAAAAACATATACAAAACACCAAATGCGATAAAGCGCATTGAGATCAGTAGTTCGGAAAATTCACTGAAAGTTTTCGAGACGGAAAAAGGTTCATCGGCTGAAACTTTAGCGTTCATTAACATTAAAAATGGCGCAATCTTTAAACCTGCGCTACCACTCCTGATGAAAGATACCTATCTGGAATCTACTGAGATCAGTAATGGTCCAGCATGGTTAATCAGTGCAAACAACAAAATATTAAATAATGAAATTGTTGATATCTGGTATGGAAACGATGGCAACCTGATCAACAAAGACAGAGGATTTCATGTGGTAAGCAAATATTGGCATTATGATACAAGCACAGGAAAATTATCTGCTTTGCCGTCTGAATATAGTTCAGTAATACCTACCGCAAACAAGCGCTTTTTGTTGATGTACAACAATGGAGAACTTCAGAATTATGTTTCTGCGGTACAGGATATCAGCATGAATTTCTATGATTTACAATCAAAAAAAACAATAAAACTAGATACCATAAAAACTGCCACACTCATTATGCCCCGGTTTGGGAACAATATCTTATACCGTTCAATGGACGATGAGTGGATTTTGACTGATCTTGAAAAAATGGTAAAAACAGAAATCAGGGAAAAATTTCTGCGCGATCCTGCTTTTAGCGCTGATGGTAAGGACATTTATTTTGAAAGTGAAAAAGGACTATTTGCTTATAATATAGCCACAAAGGTTCTTTACAATACAGGTATCGGAGTAAACCAAATTGTACGGATAGTTAACAAATCAAGAAGCAATCTAGCAGGCGGAAATTTAAATATTAGTATAGTGCAGCTTCCCGATGGAGTACCAATACTTATTGAGATAAAAAATGAGGCTTGGAATAGCATCAGTTATGTTTCTCTTTCTACAAAAAAACAGAAGGTACTGATACCTGGAACCCATGACAAAATCAGGGAGCTGTATTATGACAGACGGATTGAGAAAATTTGGTATTCTTCTGAAAATTATAACAGTCCCACTGCAGTATATAGTTTTGACACTAAGAAAGCTACAGGTAAACAGATACTCTCACCCAATAAAAATGATATGTTGGTAAAGAATTTAAAACTGGAAATTATCAACTACCAAAATATTGAAGGAAAATCATTAAAGGGATTGTTATATTATCCTGAGGGATTCGATAATTCTAAGATATACCCTATGATTGTTAGAATCTATCAGATTCAAAGTAACACGTCGAATGAATATCAGGTGGTAGGCTATGACAACCCGATTGCCTTTGATCTTAGGGCACTGATACAAAAAGGCTATTTTGTTTATCTTCCCGATATTGTTTTTGAAAGAATGGGCACTGGACTTTCTGCACTGGACTGTGTGAACAGTGCATTGAACGCGCTTTCCGAGAAACCATATATTAACTTTTCCAAAATCGGGTTGACAGGACATTCTCATGGCGGTTATGAAACAAATTTTATTGCTACCCATTCAGACCGTTTTACAGCATATATCTCTGGAGCCGGAAACAGTGATATAGTAAGATCTTATTTTTCTTACAACCGGAACTTCCACAGCCCATTTTACTGGCAATATGAAAACGGCCAATACAAAATGCCCTATTCTTTTTCAGACGATAATGAGTTGTACTTTAAAAACAATCCGATCCACTATGTGCATCAGGTCAATGCCCCCATTTTGCTATGGGCAGGACAAAAAGATGAAAACATCAAATGGGATCAATCTCTTGAATTTTATATAGGGCTAAAAAGAAATAGAAAAAATGTCATTGCCCTATTCTACCCAAACCAGGGTCATGCACTTGGACTTGGCTCACCCGAACGTGTAGATTTATATAAGAAAGTTTTTGATTGGTGGGACTATTTTTTAAAAGGAATAGAAGTTCCGTGGATCAACCACCAAATGAAAAAGGATGCCTTGTAG
- a CDS encoding RagB/SusD family nutrient uptake outer membrane protein, producing MKLFKLINIILLLSFSAYLCVSCEKLVEVDVPNNQITTDLVFQDVQTANAVLAGLYAGVRENSLFAGDKMGPHLGVYTDDLDSYSPTATNGIYELYQNEQTDINALIYSNWASTYQQVFVANAIIEGVQSSTSLSTSDRNRLKGEALFLRSLMFFYLQRLFGDIPYPITTGYQINTVLSKTSALEVLERLDSDLQESISLLNDTYGNSERIFANSKTAQLLLAKVYMAQNRWSDAESLLANIVQSPLYSFENDLSKVFIKSGNHILWQLKPKNPGDATKEAGLYYFTGAPTNSYALTADLVAAFSPIDLRKQKWMTTVTSGTNTWYRADKYKNRSANTTEYSIVFRLEEVYLLLAEVLARQNKINLALPYINATRQRAGLSALDNAISQGALLNEILLENRREFFTEMGHRFFDLKRTGQLQSLIPVKINWKSHHELWPLPQKELQLNPNLNPQNSGY from the coding sequence ATGAAATTATTTAAACTTATCAATATAATTTTACTATTGTCTTTTTCAGCATACTTATGCGTTTCATGCGAAAAATTAGTAGAAGTCGATGTACCTAACAACCAAATCACCACTGATCTCGTCTTTCAGGACGTACAGACTGCAAATGCAGTTTTGGCAGGCCTTTATGCCGGAGTAAGGGAAAACTCTTTATTCGCCGGCGATAAAATGGGACCACATCTGGGTGTCTATACCGACGATTTGGATTCTTATTCACCTACCGCCACCAATGGGATATATGAACTGTATCAAAATGAACAGACCGATATCAACGCGCTGATCTATAGCAATTGGGCAAGCACTTATCAGCAGGTATTTGTCGCCAATGCAATTATAGAGGGCGTTCAATCATCGACCTCATTGTCGACTTCAGACCGGAACCGCTTAAAAGGGGAAGCATTGTTTTTGCGTTCTTTAATGTTCTTTTACCTACAACGGCTCTTTGGCGATATCCCCTATCCCATTACAACAGGTTATCAGATCAACACAGTTTTATCAAAGACATCGGCTTTAGAGGTGTTGGAAAGACTCGATTCAGACCTTCAAGAATCAATAAGCCTGTTAAATGATACTTATGGAAATTCTGAAAGAATTTTTGCAAACAGTAAGACAGCGCAGTTACTTCTAGCAAAAGTTTATATGGCACAAAACCGATGGAGTGATGCAGAATCTTTGCTTGCAAATATTGTTCAAAGTCCTTTATATTCTTTTGAGAATGACCTCAGCAAAGTATTTATAAAATCAGGAAACCACATTCTTTGGCAGCTTAAACCTAAAAATCCGGGCGATGCAACCAAAGAAGCAGGTCTTTATTACTTTACGGGTGCGCCAACCAACAGCTATGCATTAACAGCAGATCTTGTTGCTGCGTTTTCCCCTATCGATCTGAGAAAACAAAAGTGGATGACCACGGTTACAAGTGGTACAAACACTTGGTACCGTGCCGATAAATATAAAAACAGGTCGGCTAATACAACGGAATATTCGATTGTCTTTAGGTTGGAGGAAGTATATTTGCTTTTGGCGGAAGTGCTGGCCAGACAGAATAAGATAAATTTAGCCCTTCCCTATATCAATGCCACACGACAAAGAGCGGGGCTGAGCGCTTTGGATAACGCTATTTCTCAAGGAGCGCTTTTAAATGAGATCCTATTAGAAAATAGAAGAGAGTTCTTTACTGAAATGGGGCACCGCTTTTTTGATCTTAAAAGGACGGGACAACTTCAAAGCTTGATTCCAGTTAAAATTAATTGGAAAAGTCATCACGAGTTGTGGCCACTCCCACAAAAGGAACTGCAACTCAATCCTAATTTAAATCCACAAAACTCAGGTTACTAA
- a CDS encoding SusC/RagA family TonB-linked outer membrane protein, which translates to MKNICTAALLLLSGITHFYGQQQKELSKMKVNYSAENIPAANAIERFLLENKIKQFSFSTDHLKNYRIRAVTCTNESVLDCANKILKGLPFEAIIYNNSVIIRQKISKTSAFSDQEEIAPAVATLQKVKDTAAFINNETKIEEITLNAGYYSVKDKERTGSIAKVTAKEIENQPVTNVLSTVQGRMAGVSITQNSGVPGGGFDIQIRGRNSLRTTSNSGIDGSQPLYVIDGVPIGGEMTSTYSGVILPGASINPLNSINPNDIESFEILKDADATAIYGSRGANGVILVTTKKGKAGKLRLSFNTSYALSQVVSKMKMLDTSQYLTMRKQAFANDGITAYPATAYDINGVWNQDRDPDWVKTLIGNTAATSNMQVSLNGGSENTTFLLAFGHNEQSTAFGSDFKYSSNNFSSNISHRSLDRKFQLNVSNMFSIQKNNIVRSDITRQAYWLAPNSPSLYTENGSLNWENNTFANPVAPFNSTYANQTKQFLTNINSMYEIFTGLKIKFNGGINYQTLDEIAIQPNTMYNPSFALGQSSATSRASKSNQDRFSFILEPQANWIYKNGNHELDVLIGGTFQRDVNQQGSMTGIGFESNQFIENIGAAQTKIISDQVNTEYRYAAVFGRINYQYKNRYIMNVTGRRDGSSRFGPNKRFANFGAIGTAWLFSNEALLKNSKWLSFGKLRGSFGSAGSDNIGDYQYLDTFTVSSSIYNAVTALLPSRLYNPDYSWEKTVKLEAALELGFFKNRLNLTTAWYLNRSSNQLVGIQLPAITGFPSVLANLPATVENTGFELEITARPLKLDQIQWETGFNISFPKNKLVAFPGLEGSTYANQYMIGKPTSIIKVYQFEGINPQTGQYQFTDFNGDGKISSPDDNKVVEKIGVDFFGGWNNTLRYKNWDISFLFQFVKQRNRNYNNIMPVPGSMNNQPIEVLDVWSTENPSGFYAPYRSATNASHNLFQNSTAAISDASFIRLKNLQVGYKIPIINGVFKEAKIYFQGQNVFTVTKYFGIDPEFIAMGYLPPLRTYAFGAQFNF; encoded by the coding sequence ATGAAAAATATTTGCACCGCCGCCCTATTGCTGTTATCGGGGATAACGCATTTTTATGGGCAGCAACAAAAAGAACTTTCAAAAATGAAAGTCAATTATTCCGCGGAAAACATTCCAGCCGCGAATGCGATTGAACGTTTTCTACTTGAAAACAAGATTAAACAGTTTTCTTTTTCCACAGACCACCTAAAAAATTATAGGATTAGAGCGGTCACATGCACCAACGAAAGTGTATTGGACTGTGCGAATAAGATATTAAAAGGCTTACCCTTTGAGGCTATTATCTACAACAATTCGGTAATCATCAGGCAGAAAATCTCAAAAACATCTGCTTTTTCAGATCAAGAGGAAATTGCACCTGCCGTAGCTACTCTTCAAAAAGTAAAGGACACTGCCGCTTTTATCAACAACGAAACCAAGATTGAGGAAATTACGCTCAATGCTGGCTACTATTCTGTAAAAGATAAAGAGCGAACCGGAAGTATTGCAAAAGTAACCGCTAAAGAAATCGAAAACCAACCCGTAACCAATGTGCTTTCAACCGTGCAGGGACGTATGGCGGGCGTAAGTATTACGCAAAATTCAGGTGTACCGGGTGGTGGTTTTGACATTCAGATCAGAGGTAGAAATAGTCTTAGAACTACCAGTAATAGTGGCATTGATGGTAGTCAACCGTTATATGTGATTGATGGCGTACCGATTGGAGGTGAAATGACTTCGACTTATTCTGGTGTGATCTTGCCTGGGGCGAGCATTAACCCTCTAAACAGCATCAACCCTAATGACATTGAAAGCTTCGAAATACTTAAAGATGCTGATGCAACAGCAATTTATGGATCTCGGGGTGCAAATGGGGTTATTCTGGTTACCACGAAAAAAGGGAAAGCAGGAAAATTGAGATTATCTTTTAATACGAGTTATGCCTTAAGTCAGGTAGTATCAAAAATGAAAATGCTTGACACCTCTCAATACCTGACAATGCGTAAGCAGGCTTTTGCAAATGATGGTATCACAGCCTACCCCGCCACTGCTTACGATATCAATGGTGTCTGGAATCAAGACCGTGATCCGGATTGGGTAAAAACACTGATCGGTAATACAGCCGCTACCTCCAACATGCAGGTTTCGCTAAATGGCGGAAGTGAGAACACTACGTTTTTATTGGCGTTTGGGCATAATGAACAGTCCACTGCATTCGGAAGCGATTTCAAATACAGCAGCAATAACTTTTCCAGCAATATCTCCCATCGCTCATTGGACAGGAAGTTTCAGTTAAATGTTTCCAATATGTTTTCCATCCAAAAAAACAATATTGTAAGATCAGATATCACAAGGCAGGCTTATTGGTTAGCACCGAATTCGCCTTCACTTTATACCGAAAATGGAAGCTTGAACTGGGAAAACAACACCTTTGCTAATCCTGTGGCTCCATTCAATAGTACCTATGCCAATCAAACCAAACAGTTTCTTACCAATATCAATTCAATGTATGAAATCTTTACTGGTCTTAAGATCAAATTTAACGGTGGAATCAACTATCAGACCCTTGATGAAATAGCCATACAGCCCAACACAATGTACAACCCATCGTTCGCTCTTGGGCAGTCTAGCGCCACCTCGAGGGCGTCAAAAAGCAATCAGGATAGGTTTTCGTTTATATTGGAACCACAGGCAAACTGGATTTACAAAAACGGAAATCATGAACTGGACGTTTTGATCGGCGGGACTTTTCAGCGGGACGTCAATCAGCAGGGCTCCATGACGGGGATAGGTTTTGAGAGTAATCAGTTCATCGAGAACATAGGTGCAGCTCAAACCAAAATCATATCAGATCAGGTCAACACTGAGTACAGATACGCAGCCGTTTTTGGCAGGATAAATTATCAGTACAAGAACCGCTACATTATGAACGTCACCGGAAGAAGAGATGGGAGCAGCCGCTTCGGACCGAATAAAAGGTTTGCCAACTTTGGCGCCATCGGTACAGCATGGCTGTTTTCAAATGAAGCTTTGCTCAAAAACAGCAAATGGCTGAGCTTTGGGAAGCTTCGTGGGAGTTTCGGTTCCGCGGGAAGTGACAATATCGGCGATTACCAATACCTTGATACCTTTACGGTTTCTTCATCAATATATAATGCAGTTACGGCCTTGTTACCTTCCCGTCTATATAATCCCGATTACAGTTGGGAGAAAACGGTGAAACTGGAAGCCGCGCTAGAACTCGGATTTTTTAAAAATAGATTGAATCTAACCACAGCATGGTACCTTAATCGATCCTCAAACCAGCTAGTGGGAATTCAGCTACCTGCGATCACAGGCTTTCCGTCGGTTCTGGCTAATCTGCCAGCTACTGTGGAGAATACAGGATTCGAATTGGAAATCACTGCCCGTCCTTTGAAATTGGATCAGATTCAATGGGAAACAGGTTTCAATATCAGTTTCCCCAAAAACAAGCTGGTTGCCTTCCCAGGATTGGAAGGCTCGACCTATGCCAATCAGTACATGATCGGAAAACCCACTTCAATTATAAAAGTTTATCAATTTGAAGGAATTAACCCACAAACTGGTCAATATCAGTTTACCGACTTTAATGGGGACGGAAAAATATCATCACCTGACGACAATAAAGTTGTTGAGAAGATTGGAGTCGATTTTTTCGGCGGCTGGAACAATACATTACGTTACAAAAACTGGGACATATCTTTTTTGTTTCAGTTCGTTAAACAGAGAAACCGAAACTACAATAATATTATGCCTGTGCCAGGCAGTATGAACAACCAGCCTATAGAGGTTTTAGATGTGTGGTCCACCGAAAACCCGTCAGGATTCTACGCGCCCTATAGATCAGCAACGAATGCATCGCACAATTTATTCCAGAATAGCACAGCGGCGATTTCAGATGCATCATTTATCCGTTTGAAGAACTTACAGGTTGGCTATAAAATCCCAATTATCAACGGAGTCTTTAAGGAGGCAAAAATCTATTTTCAGGGACAAAACGTTTTCACCGTTACAAAATACTTCGGTATAGATCCTGAATTTATCGCTATGGGTTACCTGCCCCCATTGAGAACATATGCTTTTGGCGCCCAGTTTAACTTTTAA
- a CDS encoding FecR family protein — protein MEEKNNFPSSTPNKDRQLWEDILSGKETGDHPPLTPEENGQMWENIITGIRNKERKSKQRRLRIYGTMAATVILTIFGLITYNTLFKPEVYLAASNNSEIKLADGSVVILSQGGKLTVEKSFPSDTREVFLEGDAIFKVAKSKEHPFIVHGNSYETKVLGTIFKVSQSGKTFKVDLFEGKVLVFKTGHPTPIPLAPKQTFTNYGIPEASSVISTENAKTTRLSNKSASLTFQDCPLKEAFQVIEKTYGVTIHYPRQLDNIKITSSSIDSNAAVATHMLAFQLNLKFKQINDSIFELEE, from the coding sequence ATGGAAGAAAAAAACAATTTCCCATCCAGTACGCCAAATAAGGACAGACAACTCTGGGAAGATATTCTTAGTGGAAAAGAAACAGGTGATCATCCGCCACTGACTCCTGAAGAGAACGGTCAAATGTGGGAGAACATCATTACTGGGATAAGGAATAAGGAACGAAAAAGTAAACAGCGAAGATTAAGGATATATGGTACTATGGCTGCAACAGTCATATTAACTATTTTTGGCCTAATCACGTATAATACTCTTTTCAAGCCAGAGGTTTACCTTGCAGCATCAAATAATTCTGAAATAAAGTTAGCTGACGGTTCTGTGGTAATCCTTTCACAGGGAGGCAAACTGACCGTTGAAAAATCATTTCCTTCTGATACAAGAGAGGTATTCCTTGAAGGTGATGCCATATTCAAGGTAGCAAAATCTAAAGAACATCCTTTTATCGTTCATGGAAACAGCTATGAAACAAAGGTACTTGGGACTATATTTAAAGTCTCTCAATCTGGAAAAACTTTCAAGGTAGACCTGTTTGAGGGAAAAGTTCTGGTTTTTAAAACAGGTCATCCAACGCCTATACCATTAGCTCCCAAGCAGACATTTACCAATTATGGGATTCCAGAAGCCTCTTCTGTAATTTCAACGGAAAATGCAAAAACTACAAGGTTATCCAATAAATCTGCATCCTTAACATTTCAGGATTGTCCGCTAAAAGAAGCATTTCAGGTTATCGAAAAAACCTATGGGGTAACCATCCATTATCCCCGTCAGCTTGACAACATCAAAATTACAAGCTCATCGATTGACTCAAATGCAGCAGTTGCTACTCATATGCTGGCTTTTCAGCTTAACCTTAAATTTAAACAAATCAATGATTCCATTTTTGAACTGGAAGAATAG
- a CDS encoding sigma-70 family RNA polymerase sigma factor, with amino-acid sequence MKLPGKFFNAEENAYKKFFHQHNHQVSSYISRKIKKREDVKDVVQDVFIHLWEYRQSLYSGKAESIIYKTVNQKIFEFYKLRARQHFFEDNNIDFADTSYDDLNSKKQKEFNLTELEASIALIIPPLRRQIFRMNKLEGMTQEQIAIQLSIPKSTVKNHILKAMDFLKNRHQNS; translated from the coding sequence GTGAAACTGCCCGGCAAATTTTTCAACGCCGAAGAAAATGCTTATAAAAAGTTTTTTCACCAACACAACCATCAGGTCTCTTCTTACATTTCCAGAAAGATTAAGAAAAGAGAAGACGTGAAGGATGTGGTTCAAGATGTCTTTATCCACCTATGGGAATACCGCCAGTCTTTATACTCAGGAAAGGCAGAAAGCATTATCTATAAAACCGTTAATCAGAAAATTTTCGAATTTTACAAGTTACGAGCAAGACAACATTTTTTTGAAGACAACAATATTGATTTTGCAGATACCTCATATGATGATCTGAACTCAAAAAAACAGAAAGAATTCAATCTCACTGAGCTTGAAGCGAGCATCGCACTCATCATTCCCCCACTCCGCAGACAGATTTTTAGAATGAATAAATTAGAGGGAATGACCCAGGAACAGATTGCTATCCAATTGAGCATTCCAAAAAGCACAGTCAAAAATCATATTTTAAAAGCAATGGATTTTCTTAAAAACCGTCATCAAAACTCTTAA